In Spinacia oleracea cultivar Varoflay chromosome 5, BTI_SOV_V1, whole genome shotgun sequence, a single window of DNA contains:
- the LOC130461611 gene encoding protein ENHANCED DISEASE RESISTANCE 2-like, which yields NIQEAVELSPASPSNSALRRRRTQALLSPASLSSPVCGVLASSPPSRSILARPVTERYILGRPGVQHLPVASWFRWLLGVVVPVVSVWHSAQEDEENGSNLLRRTTIGNGPPEAILDWTREIDSDLSQSANTQVFSRKHWRLLQCQNGLRIFEELSEVDYLPRSCSRAMRAVGVVDAACEDIFELIMSMDGTRFEWDCSFQYGSLVEEVDGHTAIIYHRLQLDWFSMFVWPRDLCYVRYWRRNDDGSYVVLFRSRVHENCGPQPGFVRAHLESGGFNISPLKSRNGRPRSQVQHLMQVDLKGWGVGYVSSFQQHCLLQVLNSVAGLREYFSQTDERIATPRIPVMVNMTSASMPSRKNQKFQDPSIHPCSPDRNIVPNRNSVMMDEDSDEDEDYQIPEAEQEGYRSPPENEVKITAVEEPTDQIDSTMFSGTLRRDDNENARNCWRISDGNNFKVRSKKFCRDKSKVPAGKPLMDLVAVDWFKNSSRMDHVARRPGCAAQVYTPRIAPYARNLMWFVSNGLSFLPTSIYYWL from the exons aatatccaagaagccgtcgaactcagccctgcgtcgccgtcgaactcagccctgcgtcgccgtcgaacccaagcgttgctcagccctgcgtcgctgtcttcgccggtgtgtggtgttctcgcctcatctcccccatcccgttcaattctcgcgcggcctgtcactgaaagatatattcttggtcggccgggggttcagcatctccccgtcgcgtcgtggttccggtggttgctcggcgtcgtggttccggtggtttcggtatg GCATAGTGCCCAGGAAGATGAGGAGAATGGTTCTAATTTATTGAGGAGAACGACAATTGGGAATG GACCTCCAGAGGCTATATTGGACTGGACCCGTGAAATTGACTCGGATCTATCCCAAAGTGCTAATACTCAAGTCTTTTCTCGGAAGCATTGGCGTCTTCTTCAATGTCAAAATG GGCTTCGTATTTTTGAAGAGCTTTCTGAAGTTGATTACCTT CCGAGGAGTTGCAGCAGAGCAATGAGGGCTGTAGGAGTTGTTGATGCTGCTTGTGAAGATATATTTGAACTTATAATGAGTATGGATGGGACAAGATTTGA ATGGGATTGCTCTTTCCAGTATGGTAGTTTAGTTGAGGAGGTGGATGGACATACTGCTATTATATATCACAGACTTCAGCTTGACTGGTTTTCTAT GTTTGTATGGCCTCGTGACCTCTGCTATGTACGTTATTGGCGACGTAATGATGATGGAAGTTATG TTGTGTTGTTCCGCTCGAGGGTGCATGAGAACTGTGGTCCTCAGCCAGGATTTGTGCGAGCCCATCTTGAAA GCGGTGGGTTCAACATTTCTCCTCTAAAATCACGAAATGGGAGGCCCAGATCACAAGTGCAGCACCTTATGCAAGTTGATCTGAAAGGATGGGGTGTGGGCTATGTCTCATCATTTCAGCAGCACTGCCTCCTTCAAGTGTTGAACAGTGTTGCTG GGTTGCGTGAATACTTTTCTCAAACTGATGAAAGGATTGCTACCCCCAGAATTCCAGTTATGGTCAACATGACCTCAGCATCTATGCCTTCACGAAAGAACCAAAAGTTTCAGGATCCATCCATTCATCCTTGTTCTCCTGATCGGAATATTGTTCCGAATAGAAACTCTGTCATGATGGATGAAGACTCTGATGAAGATGAGGATTATCAAATACCCGAGGCAGAGCAAGAG GGTTACCGCTCTCCGCCTGAGAATGAAGTCAAGATAACCG CTGTTGAAGAACCAACCGATCAGATTGATTCAACTATGTTCTCGGGAACTTTGCGACGAGACGACAATGAAAATGCTCGCAATTGCTGGAGAATATCTGATGGAAATAACTTCAAGGTTCGCAGCAAAAAATTCTGTCGTGACAAGTCAAAGGTTCCAGCAGGGAAACCTTTAATGGATCTTGTTGCTGTTGATTGGTTCAAGAATTCAAGTCGGATGGACCATGTTGCTAGACGTCCAGGCTGTGCAGCACAG gtctacactccgaggattgcgccttatgcgaggaatttgatgtggttcgtgagcaatgggctaagttttttaccaacaagtatttattattggctttag